The sequence CGCCATGGTCCCGGTACTCACCGTGATCGGCTTGCAGTTTGGCGCCTTACTGGCGGGCGCCATCGTCACGGAAACGATCTTCTCGTGGCCGGGAATCGGACGCCTGACTATCCAGGCGATCTCCAACCGCGACTACTACCTGGTGCAGGGCTGCATCCTGGCGATCGGGTTGACGTATGTGGCAGTGAATTTTTTTACCGACATTCTCTATTCGGTGGCGAATCCGAGAATACGACAATAGGCTTCGGGCTTCGGGAAATCCAACTTCCCTAACGCCTAATACCTAAAGCCTAAAGCCTGTTTTCGCGCTGCCTTAGGCCTTCTTCGGCTCCACAGTTTCCACCAAAACCTTCGCTACTCTGCGTCCATCCATATCGAGCACCGTGAAGCGGCGGTTCACGTAGTCCACTGATTCCCCGGTGCGCGGGATGCGCTGGAACTGAAACAGCATGAATCCGGCGAGGGTTTCATATCCCTGGTCCGACGGCAGGGTGAAGTGATTCTGCGTTTCCAGGTCGCGAATAGTGGTTGAGCCGTCGAGCACCATGGTGCTGGCGCCCGCCGGGAACGAAGGCACGGCGACGTCGAATTCGTCCTCAATCTCGCCGACGACTTGCTCCAGGACGTCCTCCACCGTGACCACTCCGGAGGTAGAGCCAAACTCATCCACAACCACGGCCAAGTGGCGCTTGCGGCGGCGAAACTCCACCAGCAGGTCGGTCAGGGGCTTGGTTTCCGGCACGACGAGCACGTGGTGCATGATGTCGCGCACGGTCATTTGGGCCAGCCGGACACCCGCTTCCTCGGCGGTGCCCTTGGTATAGCGCAGGCGCATCCAGCGCGTCAGGTCCTTGCTGTAGAGCAGGCCAATGATGTACTCGGGGCCGCGCTGCGGGTCGTACACCGGCACCCGCGAGTGTTGCTCCTCGACGACGCGCGCCAGCGCCTGCTCCAGCGGCATGTCGGCGGGCAGCGAGAAGATGCGCCGGCGCGGCACCATGATCTGGCGCACCGTTAGCTCGCCCAATTCGAGCGCGCGCACCGCCATCTCGTGCTCGATGTTGGCAATCATCCCGTGATGGTGCGAGGAGCGCACCATCAGCTTGAGCTCCTCGGGTGAATGAACGCCGGCGGTACGGATTTGCGTGGTCCCAAAGCGGCGGAGCACCCAGTACGCGGAGCGGCTCATGATCCTCAGGAAAGGCCGCGCCACCGCCATAAAGACGAGCATGGGGCCGGCTACGGCCAGCGCGATGCGCTCACCGCGGTGCAGCGCCAGCGACTTGGGGACCAGTTCGCCCAGTACGACCAGCAGGTATGTGATGAGGAGGAACGAAATCAGCACGCCAAGGGCGTGGGAGTAGGCGGCGCCGTGTGGCAGGCCCTCGAAGGCGTGTTCGAAAACGGAGGCCAGCGTCGCTTCGCCGACCCAGCCGAGGCCCAGGCTGGCCAAGGTAACGCCCAGTTGGACGGCCGCCAGGAGGTCGTCGAGATGCTCATGCAGCCGCAGCACCTTGCGGGCGCCGAGGCGGCCGGCCTCGATCATCTGCTGGATTCGCGTATCGCGGACGCTGATCAGGGCGAATTCGGTCGCCACAAAGAAAGCGTTCGCCGCCACCAGCAGGACTACGGCGAATACGCGCACCAGCACGTAACCAACCATGCCCGGCGATTGTAGCAGCAGGCCTGCGCCATCGTTGAAACGGGGTCAAAGCGCTGCAACTGAAACTCGAAACTGAAACTTCGTTGCTTTCCTTTTCATGGAGTTGGGGTCTAAGGAAAAGGATGGCTGGCCGGGTCCGCCTGGGAAAACCGGGAACTTTTTCGTGGCGGCCGGCGTAATAAAGGGGAGGGGCGGCACGTCTCCCCTAAGATAGACCGGAAGCGAGATTTAACCCCGGCGGTACCCGGGCCGGGGCTGGAGGCTGGGAGTGGCGAACGGCAACGGAAAAAAGAAGAAAAAGCGCTGGATCATAGTCACCGTATCGCTGGTGGGCGTCATCATCATCGTGCTGGTAGTGACTGCCATGACGCGCGGGGGCGCCAAGATCGACCCCTCGAAGCTGGCCAAAGTCGAAAAAGGCGACCTCGCCAAGAGCGTGGTCGCGACCGGCAAGATCACGCCCATCGTCAAGACCGATATCAAGTCGAAGGCCAGCGGCATCGTGAAGAAATGGTACGTGGACGCCGGCGAGCGCGTGAAGACCGGCACCCTGCTCGTGGAACTCGATAAAGACGAGATTACTGCCCAGGTCCGCCAGGCCCGTGCCTTCCTGGAAGCTGCCGAAGCCCAATCCCGCGCCTCCAAGGCCGACCTCGAGCGCGCCAAGGTGGACGCCGAGGGTCCCGATGTCCCGCTGCTCAAGCGCGCT is a genomic window of Candidatus Binatia bacterium containing:
- a CDS encoding hemolysin family protein gives rise to the protein MVGYVLVRVFAVVLLVAANAFFVATEFALISVRDTRIQQMIEAGRLGARKVLRLHEHLDDLLAAVQLGVTLASLGLGWVGEATLASVFEHAFEGLPHGAAYSHALGVLISFLLITYLLVVLGELVPKSLALHRGERIALAVAGPMLVFMAVARPFLRIMSRSAYWVLRRFGTTQIRTAGVHSPEELKLMVRSSHHHGMIANIEHEMAVRALELGELTVRQIMVPRRRIFSLPADMPLEQALARVVEEQHSRVPVYDPQRGPEYIIGLLYSKDLTRWMRLRYTKGTAEEAGVRLAQMTVRDIMHHVLVVPETKPLTDLLVEFRRRKRHLAVVVDEFGSTSGVVTVEDVLEQVVGEIEDEFDVAVPSFPAGASTMVLDGSTTIRDLETQNHFTLPSDQGYETLAGFMLFQFQRIPRTGESVDYVNRRFTVLDMDGRRVAKVLVETVEPKKA
- a CDS encoding biotin/lipoyl-binding protein, with amino-acid sequence MANGNGKKKKKRWIIVTVSLVGVIIIVLVVTAMTRGGAKIDPSKLAKVEKGDLAKSVVATGKITPIVKTDIKSKASGIVKKWYVDAGERVKTGTLLVELDKDEITAQVRQARAFLEAAEAQSRASKADLERAKVDAEGPDVPLLKRAYDRAQNMAKDGVVSQAQLDDAQKNYELALNKQQVSKANLIVLKAKTSQADAQVNQAQASLKQLEEQLGYTTIVAPMDGLILSRNVEVGDAVSSILVLGSSATLVMSEGDTSEVYVLGKVDE